A single genomic interval of Microbacterium sp. LWO14-1.2 harbors:
- the folP gene encoding dihydropteroate synthase: MTGIWGIVNVTPDSFSDGGRYLEVDRAVEHGLRLRAEGATVLDVGGESTRPGADRVGAEVEQQRVIPVVERLVEAGVPVSIDTINAATADAAVRAGARIVNDVSGGLADPEMRGVVAASGADYAIGHWRGFSDDMYARADYHRVAREVAGELQERMGEAAAAGIAPSRIILDPGIGFAKAGAQNWEVLRGLDEIVALGPRVLVGTSRKRFIAEALQPDEAGSVSEQRRDLATAVTSALAMRAGAWAVRVHHVGATRDALAVARAWEG, encoded by the coding sequence ATGACGGGCATCTGGGGGATCGTCAACGTGACGCCGGACTCGTTCAGCGACGGCGGACGCTACCTCGAGGTGGATCGGGCGGTCGAGCACGGTCTGCGCCTTCGCGCCGAGGGGGCCACGGTGCTCGACGTCGGCGGCGAGTCGACCAGACCGGGCGCCGACCGCGTGGGCGCCGAGGTCGAGCAGCAGCGGGTGATCCCCGTCGTCGAGCGGCTCGTCGAGGCGGGAGTGCCGGTGAGCATCGACACGATCAACGCCGCCACGGCCGACGCCGCCGTGCGGGCGGGTGCGCGGATCGTCAACGACGTGTCGGGCGGCCTGGCCGACCCCGAGATGCGCGGTGTCGTCGCGGCATCCGGAGCCGACTACGCCATCGGCCACTGGCGAGGCTTCTCCGACGACATGTACGCACGCGCCGACTACCACCGCGTCGCCCGCGAGGTCGCCGGCGAATTGCAGGAGCGCATGGGCGAGGCGGCGGCTGCGGGCATCGCGCCGTCGCGGATCATCCTCGACCCCGGCATCGGCTTCGCGAAGGCGGGCGCGCAGAACTGGGAGGTGCTGCGCGGGCTCGACGAGATCGTCGCGCTGGGCCCCCGTGTGCTCGTCGGGACGTCGCGCAAGCGATTCATCGCCGAGGCTCTGCAGCCCGACGAGGCTGGTTCGGTGAGCGAGCAGCGGCGAGACCTCGCCACCGCCGTCACCAGCGCCCTCGCCATGCGCGCCGGAGCGTGGGCCGTGCGCGTGCATCACGTCGGAGCCACCCGCGACGCCCTCGCCGTCGCGCGCGCCTGGGAGGGCTGA
- the folB gene encoding dihydroneopterin aldolase, whose product MSVLDEIALTGLTVFGRHGVYDHERRDGQEFTVDVRLRMPLRDAAASDDVADTVHYGDLAERIAAVVGGEPVNLIETLAERIAGVALDDQRVHEAIVTVHKPHAPIPLSFTDVSVTVHRVRRQPAEEVSP is encoded by the coding sequence ATGAGCGTCCTCGACGAGATCGCCCTCACCGGACTGACGGTGTTCGGACGCCACGGCGTCTACGACCACGAGCGCCGCGACGGACAGGAGTTCACGGTCGACGTGCGGCTCCGGATGCCGTTGCGCGACGCCGCGGCATCCGATGACGTCGCCGACACCGTGCACTACGGCGACCTGGCCGAGAGGATCGCCGCCGTCGTCGGCGGAGAACCGGTGAACCTCATCGAGACCCTCGCCGAGCGCATCGCCGGGGTCGCGCTCGACGACCAGCGCGTGCACGAAGCGATCGTCACCGTGCACAAGCCGCACGCTCCCATCCCGCTGTCGTTCACCGACGTGTCCGTGACCGTGCATCGCGTCCGTCGGCAGCCCGCCGAGGAGGTCTCGCCGTGA
- a CDS encoding DUF3180 domain-containing protein, which yields MKRTSIGVLVVLALLATGAGFLLDHVLTVMGRATFTPSLLLPLLLLLIAAAALSVAWPVRASVRKGIRIDPFRATRAVTLARASSLLGAIMAGFGAGLLVFLLSRPVDPPVGSTVAMLALIGSAVVLAVAALVAEQFCTLPKDPDDSEPRDRAGDPGPAELGGGH from the coding sequence ATGAAGCGCACGTCGATCGGCGTCCTCGTCGTCCTCGCGCTGCTCGCGACCGGCGCCGGATTCCTGCTCGACCACGTGCTCACGGTGATGGGCCGCGCGACCTTCACGCCGTCGCTCCTGCTCCCGCTGCTGCTCCTGCTGATCGCGGCGGCCGCGCTGTCGGTCGCCTGGCCGGTGCGCGCGAGCGTGCGCAAGGGAATCCGCATCGACCCGTTCCGCGCCACGAGGGCCGTGACTCTCGCGCGGGCGTCGAGTCTGCTGGGGGCGATCATGGCCGGCTTCGGTGCCGGGCTGCTCGTGTTCCTCCTGTCGCGGCCCGTTGATCCCCCGGTAGGGTCGACTGTGGCGATGCTGGCACTGATCGGGAGTGCGGTCGTGCTCGCGGTCGCCGCACTCGTCGCCGAACAGTTCTGCACACTGCCGAAGGATCCTGATGACTCAGAACCCAGAGACCGAGCCGGGGACCCCGGCCCCGCTGAACTCGGCGGAGGTCACTGA
- the folK gene encoding 2-amino-4-hydroxy-6-hydroxymethyldihydropteridine diphosphokinase, which produces MSRNLTIPPNLPGPRAPRPETVAVVAFGANLGDREETIRGAAARIARLPLVSEVQLSPLHETVAVRLDGPDPGAPAYVNAVALVTTRLAPSVLLGMLHAIEDENGRERHERWGDRTLDLDLIAYGDETSDAEAVRLPHPRAAERLFVLEPWLDLDPDAVLIGHGRVADLAAALRDRGQG; this is translated from the coding sequence GTGAGCCGCAATCTGACGATCCCGCCGAATCTCCCAGGTCCTCGCGCCCCGCGCCCCGAGACCGTCGCCGTCGTCGCGTTCGGTGCGAACCTCGGCGATCGCGAGGAGACCATCCGCGGCGCCGCTGCGCGCATCGCCCGCCTTCCCCTGGTCTCGGAGGTGCAGCTGTCGCCGCTGCACGAGACCGTCGCGGTGCGGCTCGACGGGCCGGATCCCGGGGCCCCCGCCTACGTGAACGCGGTCGCGCTCGTGACCACGCGCCTCGCACCATCCGTGCTGCTCGGCATGCTGCATGCGATCGAAGACGAGAACGGACGCGAGCGCCACGAGCGCTGGGGCGATCGCACGCTCGACCTCGACCTGATCGCCTACGGCGACGAGACATCGGATGCCGAGGCGGTGCGGCTGCCGCATCCGCGCGCCGCCGAGCGGCTCTTCGTGCTCGAGCCGTGGCTGGACCTCGACCCCGATGCGGTGCTCATCGGGCACGGTCGCGTGGCCGATCTCGCCGCCGCTCTCCGCGACCGGGGTCAGGGATGA
- the tilS gene encoding tRNA lysidine(34) synthetase TilS translates to MPSLPPAIAEIRLAVRTALADLPEGSTVVVALSGGADSLALAAATAFEAPKLGLRAGTLTVDHGLQDGSDAVARRAAETAGALGLGALVVRVEVGAEGGPEAAARDARYRVLADGAADAGAAAVLLGHTLDDQAETVLLGLARGSGAASLQGMAPVRTDDDGLRWIRPLLSVRRETTRAFCAASGVEVWDDPHNADPRFARVRVRDRALPVLEAELGPGVAEALARTAEQLREDAEAFDEMIHETIEDIVEHAEAGISVSAAALAANPAALRNRIIRLVVDSEFGASLTRVQTLEVARLATDWAGQGPIDLPGCSARRIGGRIVFTAR, encoded by the coding sequence GTGCCGTCGCTCCCACCCGCCATCGCCGAGATCCGCCTGGCCGTGCGCACCGCGCTCGCCGATCTGCCCGAGGGATCGACGGTCGTCGTCGCCCTGTCCGGCGGCGCCGACTCGCTCGCGCTCGCTGCGGCGACCGCGTTCGAAGCGCCGAAGCTCGGCCTGCGGGCAGGAACTCTCACCGTCGACCACGGACTCCAGGACGGGTCGGATGCTGTCGCCCGCCGCGCAGCGGAGACAGCGGGCGCGCTCGGGCTCGGCGCCCTCGTCGTGCGGGTCGAGGTCGGGGCGGAGGGCGGGCCGGAAGCCGCGGCGCGTGACGCCCGCTACCGCGTCCTCGCGGATGGGGCCGCGGACGCCGGTGCCGCGGCCGTGCTGCTCGGGCACACGCTCGACGACCAGGCGGAGACCGTGCTGCTCGGACTGGCCAGGGGATCGGGCGCGGCGAGCCTGCAGGGCATGGCGCCGGTGCGCACCGACGACGACGGACTCCGCTGGATCAGGCCGTTGCTGAGCGTGCGCCGCGAGACGACGAGGGCGTTCTGCGCGGCATCCGGCGTCGAGGTGTGGGACGATCCGCACAACGCCGATCCGCGCTTCGCCCGCGTGCGCGTACGGGATCGGGCGCTGCCCGTCCTCGAAGCCGAGCTCGGACCGGGCGTCGCTGAAGCGCTGGCCCGCACCGCCGAGCAGCTGCGCGAAGACGCCGAGGCGTTCGACGAGATGATCCACGAGACGATCGAGGACATCGTCGAACACGCCGAGGCCGGCATCTCGGTCAGCGCCGCCGCGCTCGCGGCGAATCCCGCCGCGCTGCGCAACCGCATCATCCGCCTCGTGGTCGACAGCGAGTTCGGCGCCAGCCTGACCCGCGTGCAGACGCTCGAGGTCGCGCGCCTCGCGACGGACTGGGCAGGTCAGGGGCCGATCGATCTGCCCGGATGCTCTGCGCGGCGCATCGGCGGAAGGATCGTGTTCACGGCACGCTGA
- a CDS encoding DUF2520 domain-containing protein encodes MSDPANRDGRLGVGVIGAGRVGPVIGAALAGAGHAVTGITSGSDDDRASAVLPDVPVLDALEVVRRSELVVVAVPHDQLPSLVAGIAEVGGWQIGQLVLHTDPGYGIEVLRPAAERGAIPLAVHPAITFTGTSIDLRQLQAGYAAVTAPPAVLPIAQALAVEIGCEPVVIAEADRSAYADAIQTATEFSRSIIAQSTSRLSAIGVENAGGFLSALVQSTVERALRDASGPPPLL; translated from the coding sequence GTGAGTGATCCCGCGAACCGCGACGGACGACTCGGCGTCGGTGTCATCGGCGCGGGACGCGTCGGTCCGGTGATCGGGGCGGCTCTCGCGGGCGCCGGTCACGCGGTCACCGGGATCACGAGCGGATCGGACGACGATCGGGCGTCGGCGGTGCTCCCCGATGTGCCCGTGCTCGATGCCCTCGAGGTCGTCCGGCGCAGCGAGCTCGTGGTGGTGGCCGTCCCGCACGATCAGCTGCCGTCGCTCGTCGCCGGCATCGCCGAGGTCGGCGGATGGCAGATCGGGCAGCTCGTGCTGCACACCGACCCCGGGTACGGGATCGAGGTGCTCCGGCCGGCTGCCGAGCGGGGAGCGATCCCGCTGGCCGTGCATCCGGCCATCACGTTCACGGGCACGTCCATCGATCTGCGTCAGCTCCAGGCCGGCTATGCGGCGGTGACCGCCCCGCCGGCGGTGCTGCCGATCGCGCAGGCGCTCGCGGTCGAGATCGGCTGCGAGCCGGTGGTGATCGCGGAGGCCGACCGGAGCGCGTACGCGGATGCCATTCAGACGGCCACCGAGTTCTCGCGCTCGATCATCGCGCAGTCGACCTCGCGTCTCAGCGCGATCGGGGTCGAGAACGCCGGAGGGTTCCTGTCGGCGCTCGTGCAGTCGACCGTCGAGCGTGCGCTGCGCGACGCCTCCGGGCCGCCGCCGCTGCTCTGA
- a CDS encoding PH domain-containing protein, producing the protein MTQNPETEPGTPAPLNSAEVTDLAALDAGTYTALRTVRSEARLELDGVWHQISPRYVVSQIVQNVIFIAIVAVVAAVLALALHQTWAWIPAGVIVLITLITLIILPRQAKAIGYMLRDDDIVFRKGILWQRMIAVPYGRMQLVDITQGPLDRAFGVTQLKMVTAAATTGVQIPGLTQAAAEALRDTLIEVAETRRTGL; encoded by the coding sequence ATGACTCAGAACCCAGAGACCGAGCCGGGGACCCCGGCCCCGCTGAACTCGGCGGAGGTCACTGACCTCGCGGCCCTCGACGCCGGCACCTACACGGCGCTGCGCACGGTGCGCAGCGAGGCGCGTCTCGAACTCGACGGCGTCTGGCACCAGATCTCGCCGCGGTACGTCGTGTCGCAGATCGTGCAGAACGTGATCTTCATCGCGATCGTCGCTGTCGTGGCGGCGGTGCTCGCGCTCGCGCTGCACCAGACGTGGGCGTGGATCCCGGCCGGCGTGATCGTGCTGATCACGCTGATCACGCTGATCATCCTCCCGCGCCAGGCGAAGGCGATCGGGTACATGCTGCGCGACGACGACATCGTCTTCCGCAAGGGCATCCTGTGGCAGCGCATGATCGCGGTGCCCTACGGCCGCATGCAGCTCGTCGACATCACGCAGGGCCCGCTCGACCGGGCGTTCGGGGTGACGCAGCTGAAGATGGTGACCGCGGCCGCGACCACCGGCGTGCAGATCCCGGGGCTCACGCAGGCCGCTGCCGAAGCGCTGCGCGACACGCTCATCGAGGTCGCCGAGACCCGCCGGACCGGCCTGTGA
- a CDS encoding PH domain-containing protein, producing the protein MSEPQLPPPAAGTVPAPPRSGDRTTLADGEWHRMHPLTPLFKGGLALIIVAGIAIANLRDRLIAWFVDLFTPEEAHYDQYGQGDPVEWVLANNLILVVLLGVLGLAAVLVAIFWFVWRFQQFRITGDHVEVRKGIIFRSHRRAPLDRVQGVNLTRPFPARIIGLAKLEVVGAGTDSNVELEYLATARAESVRADILRLASGARAARQSAVAGAPGARGTAADAAGSAPTSARAQLVGSMNEGVNGLIGGVDLADVEPESVVKIPTGRLVGSQLISSVLWLVFFGLIFLVAFGGILIGSLLDGEPLGSFIGLGLGLGMGIPLVIAVVGITWAQISKSLRYSIAPTPDGVRITYGLLTTVTETLPPGRIFAVEVSQSLLWRPFGWWTIRINRMSGKSAAQQQSGSAQQFNVVLPVGKRADVERVLSLVLPDAPVSDIPLVWEHGILGPVEGDPYRTMPRRAWWRRPISWKRQGYFLTDFGLLLRRGVIWRKLAIFPLARLQGVSLSQGPIDRAQRVSGAQIHSVQGIITGYISALEMPDALFLIDGVSTAAAAAAAMDHTHRWGAYDAADAAAVADLDGPRRTAAEMTPPVGQPPVPPVAPPPVTQPPVPPVAPPPVGQPPVPPVAPPPVGQPPVPPVAPPPAPPVPPAPPASNGE; encoded by the coding sequence GTGAGCGAGCCGCAGCTCCCGCCGCCCGCCGCAGGCACGGTGCCGGCGCCGCCTCGGTCGGGGGATCGCACGACGCTCGCGGACGGCGAGTGGCACAGGATGCATCCGCTCACCCCGCTCTTCAAAGGCGGGCTGGCGCTCATCATCGTCGCCGGAATCGCGATCGCCAACCTGCGCGACCGTCTGATCGCCTGGTTCGTCGACCTGTTCACGCCCGAAGAGGCCCACTACGACCAGTACGGTCAGGGCGACCCCGTCGAATGGGTGCTGGCCAACAACCTCATCCTCGTCGTCCTGCTCGGCGTGCTGGGGCTCGCGGCCGTGCTCGTGGCGATCTTCTGGTTCGTCTGGCGCTTCCAGCAGTTCCGCATCACGGGCGACCACGTCGAGGTGCGCAAGGGCATCATCTTCCGCTCGCACCGTCGCGCGCCGCTCGACCGCGTGCAGGGTGTGAACCTGACGCGTCCGTTCCCCGCGCGCATCATCGGACTCGCGAAGCTCGAGGTCGTCGGCGCGGGAACCGACTCCAACGTCGAGCTCGAATACCTGGCCACGGCGCGCGCGGAGTCGGTGCGCGCCGACATCCTGCGCCTCGCCTCCGGGGCGCGCGCGGCCCGCCAGTCGGCGGTCGCCGGTGCGCCGGGTGCGCGGGGGACGGCTGCGGATGCCGCGGGCTCGGCCCCGACCTCGGCCCGCGCCCAACTGGTCGGTTCGATGAACGAGGGCGTCAACGGTCTCATCGGCGGCGTCGATCTGGCCGATGTCGAACCGGAGAGCGTGGTCAAGATCCCGACCGGACGGCTCGTCGGCTCGCAACTCATCTCGAGCGTGCTCTGGCTCGTGTTCTTCGGACTGATCTTCCTCGTCGCCTTCGGTGGCATCCTGATCGGTTCGCTGCTCGACGGCGAGCCGCTCGGCAGCTTCATCGGGCTCGGTCTCGGGCTCGGCATGGGGATCCCGCTCGTGATCGCCGTGGTCGGTATCACCTGGGCGCAGATCTCTAAGTCGCTGCGGTACTCGATCGCACCGACCCCCGACGGCGTCCGCATCACCTACGGTCTGCTGACGACCGTCACCGAGACGCTTCCCCCTGGACGGATCTTCGCGGTCGAGGTGTCGCAGTCCCTCCTGTGGCGTCCGTTCGGCTGGTGGACGATCCGCATCAACCGCATGAGCGGCAAGAGCGCGGCGCAGCAGCAGTCGGGCAGTGCGCAGCAGTTCAACGTCGTGCTCCCGGTGGGCAAGCGCGCCGATGTCGAGCGCGTGCTCTCGCTGGTGCTGCCCGATGCGCCGGTCTCCGACATCCCGCTCGTCTGGGAGCACGGCATCCTCGGTCCGGTCGAGGGCGACCCGTACCGCACCATGCCCCGTCGCGCGTGGTGGCGTCGCCCGATCTCGTGGAAGCGGCAGGGCTACTTCCTCACCGACTTCGGTCTGCTGCTGCGTCGCGGGGTCATCTGGCGCAAGCTCGCGATCTTCCCTCTCGCCCGCCTGCAGGGCGTCTCGCTGTCGCAGGGTCCCATCGATCGTGCGCAGCGCGTCTCCGGTGCGCAGATCCACTCGGTGCAGGGCATCATCACCGGGTACATCTCGGCGCTGGAGATGCCGGACGCGCTGTTCCTCATCGACGGCGTGAGCACGGCTGCGGCGGCTGCGGCGGCTATGGACCACACCCACCGCTGGGGCGCCTACGACGCAGCGGATGCCGCAGCCGTGGCGGATCTCGACGGACCCCGTCGCACGGCGGCCGAGATGACGCCGCCTGTGGGGCAGCCTCCGGTGCCTCCGGTCGCGCCGCCGCCGGTGACCCAGCCTCCGGTGCCTCCGGTCGCGCCGCCGCCGGTGGGTCAGCCTCCGGTGCCTCCGGTCGCGCCGCCGCCTGTGGGGCAGCCTCCGGTGCCGCCGGTCGCGCCGCCGCCGGCACCGCCCGTGCCTCCTGCGCCCCCGGCGTCGAACGGTGAGTGA
- the hpt gene encoding hypoxanthine phosphoribosyltransferase, with protein MRAAEIQDDLAQILVTEEEIVAKLDELAAQVTHDYAGKDLILVGVLKGAVMVMADFARALPFHAPMDWMAVSSYGASTKSSGVVQIRKDLDTDLNGKHVLIVEDIIDSGLTLSWLLENFGSRGAASIEVLALLRKPEAAKVEIDCKYVGFDIPTDFVVGYGLDYDERYRNLRDVAVLAPHVYS; from the coding sequence ATGCGCGCCGCGGAGATCCAGGACGACCTTGCACAGATCCTCGTCACCGAGGAGGAGATCGTCGCGAAGCTGGACGAGCTCGCCGCACAGGTGACGCACGACTACGCGGGCAAGGACCTCATCCTCGTCGGAGTGCTCAAGGGCGCCGTGATGGTGATGGCCGACTTCGCCAGGGCGCTCCCGTTCCACGCCCCGATGGACTGGATGGCCGTGTCGAGCTACGGCGCGAGCACGAAGTCGAGCGGCGTGGTGCAGATCCGCAAAGACCTCGACACCGACCTCAACGGCAAGCACGTGCTCATCGTCGAGGACATCATCGATTCCGGCCTCACGCTGAGCTGGCTGCTCGAGAACTTCGGGTCGCGCGGGGCCGCGTCGATCGAGGTGCTCGCTCTGCTGCGCAAGCCGGAGGCCGCCAAGGTCGAGATCGACTGCAAGTACGTCGGCTTCGACATCCCCACCGACTTCGTCGTCGGGTACGGGCTCGACTACGACGAGCGCTACCGGAACCTGCGCGACGTCGCGGTGCTCGCGCCGCACGTGTACTCCTGA
- the folE gene encoding GTP cyclohydrolase I produces MSVDRTRIERLTRELLEAIGEDPDRPGLRQTPARMAELYSEFFAGVGEDAAAPLARTISVSRGPAPDTLPSGAVLLRDIRFRSVCEHHLLPFAGHAHIAYLPGEQVVGLGALVRVVEILATRPQVQERLGEQIADVIAENLDARGVLVVLDASHGCVTMRGGRQPEASTLTIAARGEYTDAVARAELIALIGASTGASRA; encoded by the coding sequence GTGAGCGTCGACAGGACGCGGATCGAGCGACTCACGCGTGAGCTCCTCGAGGCGATCGGGGAGGACCCCGACCGTCCGGGGCTCCGCCAGACGCCCGCGCGCATGGCCGAGCTGTACTCGGAGTTCTTCGCCGGTGTCGGCGAGGATGCCGCAGCACCCCTCGCACGCACCATCAGCGTCTCTCGCGGCCCGGCCCCCGACACGCTTCCCTCGGGCGCTGTGCTGCTGCGCGACATCCGTTTCCGGTCGGTGTGCGAGCACCACCTGCTGCCCTTCGCCGGGCACGCCCACATCGCCTACCTTCCCGGCGAGCAGGTCGTCGGGCTCGGCGCTCTCGTCCGCGTCGTCGAGATCCTCGCCACGCGTCCGCAGGTTCAGGAGCGGCTCGGCGAGCAGATCGCCGACGTCATCGCCGAGAACCTCGACGCCCGCGGCGTGCTGGTCGTGCTCGACGCGAGCCACGGCTGCGTCACGATGCGCGGCGGACGACAGCCGGAGGCGTCGACCCTCACGATCGCGGCGCGCGGCGAGTACACCGACGCCGTCGCCCGTGCCGAGCTCATCGCCCTGATCGGCGCATCCACCGGAGCGTCGCGGGCATGA
- a CDS encoding DUF937 domain-containing protein, with protein sequence MALDDILKQVPIDDVAAKLGVSHDEAKAAVEQGGAVLLSGLAKNASTSEGSSAIENALKRHEGTTGAKKVDDIDQNDGGKIVSHILGADEKKVTTKLNESKETAGIDFGKLLPILAPIVMGLIANATKSKDSTAGGQAQSGGGGLGDVIGGLLGGGDSKSSGGIGDLLGGVLGGLFGKK encoded by the coding sequence ATGGCTCTCGACGACATCCTGAAGCAGGTCCCGATCGACGACGTCGCCGCCAAGCTCGGCGTCTCGCACGACGAGGCCAAGGCCGCCGTCGAGCAGGGTGGCGCGGTGCTGCTCAGCGGGCTCGCGAAGAACGCCTCCACCTCGGAGGGCTCGTCCGCGATCGAGAACGCGCTGAAGCGCCACGAGGGGACGACCGGTGCGAAGAAGGTCGACGACATCGACCAGAACGACGGCGGGAAGATCGTGTCGCACATCCTCGGCGCGGACGAGAAGAAGGTCACGACGAAGCTGAACGAGTCGAAGGAGACGGCGGGCATCGACTTCGGCAAGCTGCTGCCGATCCTCGCGCCGATCGTCATGGGGCTCATCGCGAACGCGACGAAGAGCAAGGACTCGACGGCCGGCGGTCAGGCGCAGTCGGGTGGCGGCGGTCTCGGCGATGTGATCGGCGGACTGCTCGGCGGCGGCGACTCCAAGTCGAGCGGCGGCATCGGCGACCTGCTCGGCGGCGTCCTCGGCGGGCTCTTCGGCAAGAAGTAG
- the ftsH gene encoding ATP-dependent zinc metalloprotease FtsH, producing the protein MDVKKLTRNPLIYVALIGLLLFGGFLLISNLGAPHQITTQQGLKLLAGDTVTEVVTTDGDQRVDMTLSKAFEGSEKVQFYYVEARADEVVTAINAADPKDGFNDSVPRATWFDGILSLLLPLVLLGLLFWWLLSSMQGGGGKVMQFGKSKAKLVNKETPTVTFADVAGADEAIEELHEIKEFLQDPAKFQAIGARIPKGVLLYGPPGTGKTLLARAVAGEAGAPFYSISGSDFVEMFVGVGASRVRDLFNQAKENAPAIIFIDEIDAVGRHRGAGMGGGNDEREQTLNQMLVEMDGFDPNANVIVIAATNRPDILDPALLRPGRFDRQIGVDAPDLKGRQKILEVHSKGKPLSKSVDLEVVARKTPGFTGADLANVLNEAALLTARSNAQLIDNRALDEAIDRVIAGPQRRTRVMKDRERLITAYHEGGHALAAAAMNYTDPVTKITILPRGKALGYTMVLPLDDKYSVTRNELQDQLTYAMGGRVAEEIVFHDPTTGASNDIEKATSIARKMVIEYGMTTEVGPVKLGSEGGDMFVARDMGRGREYSEKVAERVDTEVRALIEQAHDEAYQVISDNRDILDRLALALLEEETLDHNQIAEIFTEVRKLPERPLWLSSEDRPVSDVPPIEVPKKVVPVAASVEEPSAAPRTQQGPSTATNPRPATA; encoded by the coding sequence ATGGATGTCAAGAAGCTCACGCGGAACCCGCTGATCTACGTCGCCCTGATCGGGCTGCTGCTGTTCGGCGGCTTCCTGCTGATCTCGAACCTCGGCGCTCCCCACCAGATCACCACCCAGCAGGGTCTGAAGCTGCTCGCCGGCGACACCGTGACCGAGGTCGTCACCACCGACGGCGACCAGCGCGTCGACATGACGCTGTCGAAGGCGTTCGAGGGCTCCGAGAAGGTCCAGTTCTACTACGTCGAGGCGCGCGCCGACGAGGTCGTCACCGCGATCAACGCCGCCGACCCGAAGGACGGCTTCAACGACAGCGTGCCGCGTGCGACGTGGTTCGACGGCATCCTCTCGCTTCTCCTTCCGCTCGTGCTGCTCGGCCTCCTCTTCTGGTGGCTGCTCTCGTCGATGCAGGGCGGCGGCGGCAAGGTCATGCAGTTCGGCAAGTCGAAGGCGAAGCTCGTCAACAAGGAGACGCCGACCGTGACGTTCGCCGACGTGGCCGGTGCCGACGAGGCGATCGAGGAGCTGCACGAGATCAAGGAGTTCCTCCAGGACCCCGCGAAGTTCCAGGCGATCGGCGCCCGCATCCCCAAGGGCGTGCTGCTGTACGGCCCTCCCGGAACCGGCAAGACTTTGCTCGCACGTGCCGTCGCCGGTGAGGCAGGCGCTCCGTTCTACTCGATCTCCGGATCGGACTTCGTCGAGATGTTCGTCGGCGTCGGCGCCTCGCGCGTCCGCGACCTGTTCAACCAGGCCAAGGAGAACGCGCCGGCCATCATCTTCATCGACGAGATCGACGCCGTCGGCCGCCACCGCGGTGCGGGCATGGGCGGCGGCAACGACGAGCGCGAGCAGACGCTCAACCAGATGCTCGTCGAGATGGACGGATTCGACCCGAACGCGAACGTGATCGTGATCGCGGCGACCAACCGTCCCGACATCCTCGACCCCGCTCTGCTGCGTCCCGGTCGCTTCGACCGCCAGATCGGCGTCGACGCCCCCGACCTCAAGGGCCGTCAGAAGATCCTCGAGGTGCACAGCAAGGGCAAGCCGCTGTCGAAGAGCGTCGACCTCGAGGTCGTCGCCCGCAAGACCCCGGGCTTCACCGGTGCCGACCTCGCCAACGTGCTCAACGAGGCCGCGCTGCTCACCGCGCGCTCGAACGCCCAGCTCATCGACAACCGCGCGCTCGACGAGGCGATCGACCGCGTCATCGCCGGTCCGCAGCGTCGCACGCGCGTCATGAAGGACCGCGAGCGCCTCATCACGGCGTACCACGAGGGCGGTCACGCGCTCGCGGCGGCTGCGATGAACTACACCGACCCGGTGACCAAGATCACGATCCTGCCCCGCGGCAAGGCGCTCGGCTACACGATGGTGCTGCCGCTCGACGACAAGTACTCCGTGACCCGCAACGAGCTGCAGGACCAGCTCACCTACGCGATGGGCGGACGAGTGGCCGAGGAGATCGTCTTCCACGACCCGACGACCGGCGCCTCGAACGACATCGAGAAGGCGACGTCGATCGCCCGCAAGATGGTGATCGAGTACGGCATGACCACCGAGGTCGGTCCCGTGAAGCTCGGCTCCGAGGGGGGCGACATGTTCGTGGCCCGCGACATGGGCCGCGGCCGCGAGTACTCCGAGAAGGTGGCCGAGCGCGTCGACACCGAGGTGCGCGCCCTCATCGAGCAGGCCCACGACGAGGCCTACCAGGTCATCAGCGACAACCGCGACATCCTCGACCGTCTCGCCCTCGCACTGCTCGAGGAGGAGACGCTCGACCACAACCAGATCGCGGAGATCTTCACCGAGGTGCGCAAGCTGCCGGAGCGTCCGCTCTGGCTGTCGAGCGAGGATCGTCCCGTGTCGGACGTGCCGCCCATCGAGGTGCCGAAGAAGGTCGTGCCGGTCGCCGCGTCCGTCGAGGAGCCGTCCGCTGCGCCCCGCACGCAGCAGGGCCCGTCGACCGCGACCAACCCGCGTCCCGCGACGGCCTGA